One region of Roseovarius faecimaris genomic DNA includes:
- a CDS encoding aromatic ring-hydroxylating oxygenase subunit alpha: MTTPSDLDLSQVRLPAAQASCLPPVCYTSPEICEAEIARLFRQSWLCVGRSDMVTGPGDYIALDFAGQSLILLRDTEGVLRAYANSCRHRAARLVDGEGRCKGLRCPFHSWFYGLDGRLVSAPRMDAAEGFEKSDHGLHAYACEERFGFAFVCLAADAPPLDADLDGFAEIHAPWPLDRLVTIRRQELEVACNWKAFLEVFNEYYHLPFVHPDSIDSVYAPPDAPEEVAGAFATQFGATEGTGGLLEDTQSFALPPIPGMTGRAASGARYTWVFPNMAFAANTDALWCYEAYPLGPDRCKVVQSSCFPPESMALPYFAEKSAVYLDRMDAALAEDVPALENQQRGFACPDARAGRFQPDLEPSVAGFARWYARRMQSNS; encoded by the coding sequence ATGACAACCCCTTCCGATCTTGATCTCAGCCAGGTCAGACTGCCTGCCGCTCAGGCCTCCTGCCTGCCGCCGGTCTGCTACACCTCGCCCGAGATATGCGAGGCCGAGATCGCCCGCCTGTTCCGACAAAGCTGGCTCTGTGTCGGGCGCAGCGACATGGTGACGGGTCCGGGCGATTACATCGCGCTCGATTTTGCGGGGCAGTCCCTGATCCTGCTGCGCGATACGGAGGGCGTTTTGCGGGCATACGCCAATAGCTGCCGACATCGCGCCGCGCGGCTGGTGGATGGTGAGGGACGTTGCAAGGGCCTGCGCTGCCCGTTTCATTCTTGGTTCTATGGGTTGGACGGGCGACTTGTCTCGGCCCCCAGGATGGACGCCGCCGAGGGGTTCGAGAAATCCGACCACGGCCTGCACGCCTATGCCTGCGAAGAGCGCTTTGGCTTTGCCTTTGTCTGTCTTGCCGCCGACGCACCGCCACTCGATGCAGATCTGGACGGGTTCGCGGAGATCCACGCGCCCTGGCCCCTGGACAGGCTCGTGACCATACGGCGTCAGGAGCTGGAGGTGGCGTGCAACTGGAAGGCCTTTCTGGAGGTGTTCAACGAGTATTATCACCTGCCCTTCGTGCATCCCGACAGCATTGACAGCGTCTATGCCCCGCCCGATGCCCCTGAAGAGGTCGCAGGGGCCTTTGCCACCCAGTTCGGCGCAACAGAGGGCACGGGCGGTCTGCTGGAAGACACGCAGAGCTTCGCCCTGCCCCCGATCCCGGGAATGACGGGGCGGGCTGCTTCGGGCGCGCGCTACACCTGGGTCTTTCCGAACATGGCCTTTGCCGCCAACACCGACGCGCTCTGGTGCTATGAGGCCTACCCTCTTGGCCCGGACCGCTGCAAAGTCGTGCAAAGCTCCTGCTTTCCCCCCGAAAGCATGGCACTGCCGTATTTTGCCGAGAAGTCCGCCGTCTATCTCGACCGGATGGATGCGGCCCTTGCCGAAGATGTTCCGGCGCTGGAAAATCAGCAGCGCGGCTTCGCCTGCCCGGACGCGCGCGCGGGGCGCTTTCAACCTGATCTGGAGCCCAGCGTGGCCGGTTTTGCACGATGGTATGCCCGCCGCATGCAGAGCAACTCGTGA
- a CDS encoding DUF2852 domain-containing protein: MSTLAHSGPAASHTGWFARAEAWLDDKGKGAWIAAMVISFIVFWPVGLALLAYMIWSKKMFCSSTSNSRSCGWSRKSTVHTSSGNSAFDSYKADTLRRLEEEQHNFEAFLQRLRDARDKAEFDQFMDERARAASQPRAEDEPDRA; this comes from the coding sequence ATGTCTACCCTCGCCCATTCCGGCCCTGCCGCCTCCCACACCGGCTGGTTTGCCCGCGCAGAGGCCTGGCTTGACGACAAAGGCAAAGGCGCCTGGATCGCCGCCATGGTCATCTCGTTCATCGTCTTCTGGCCCGTGGGCCTCGCCCTTCTCGCCTATATGATCTGGAGCAAGAAAATGTTTTGCAGCAGCACGTCGAACAGCCGGTCCTGCGGCTGGAGCAGAAAATCAACCGTCCACACGTCAAGCGGCAACTCCGCCTTCGACAGCTACAAGGCCGACACGTTGCGCCGCCTGGAAGAAGAGCAGCACAATTTCGAAGCCTTCCTCCAACGCCTCCGCGACGCCCGCGACAAGGCCGAGTTCGATCAGTTCATGGACGAACGCGCCCGGGCCGCATCGCAGCCGCGCGCCGAGGACGAGCCGGACCGCGCCTGA
- a CDS encoding nuclear transport factor 2 family protein: MTQDQTDPLLVTLLTLERQVWEALRRGDAAADAALLSADFLGVYPSGFAGRADHAEQLEDGPSVAGYRLTEARCLPVGEAHAMLCYRAEYRRPGQAEEEAMYVSSLWQREAAGWRNIFSQDTPVSDAVLP, translated from the coding sequence ATGACACAAGACCAAACCGATCCGTTGCTCGTCACGCTCCTGACCCTTGAACGCCAGGTCTGGGAGGCGCTGCGCCGGGGCGATGCTGCGGCCGATGCGGCATTGCTGAGCGCCGATTTCCTTGGGGTCTATCCCAGTGGATTTGCCGGGCGCGCCGATCATGCGGAGCAGTTGGAAGACGGGCCCAGCGTGGCCGGGTACCGCCTGACCGAGGCCCGTTGCCTGCCCGTGGGCGAGGCGCATGCGATGCTGTGCTACCGGGCGGAATACCGGCGGCCCGGGCAGGCGGAGGAGGAGGCGATGTATGTCAGCTCGCTCTGGCAGCGCGAGGCGGCGGGTTGGCGCAACATCTTCAGCCAGGACACGCCGGTAAGCGATGCCGTTTTGCCCTGA
- a CDS encoding RSP_2647 family RNA methyltransferase: protein MTLPPLPVIRLKPKANARAIRHGAPWVYDNEIVTDRRTKALEPGTIALLEDADRNTLAKVAVNPNSRIFARVLERDLNLPVDQSWLVSKLSYALAMRETLYDAPYYRLVHAEADGLPGVIIDRFGDVAVIQPNAAWAERLVSELCVALQQVTGVAHVLKNASGRARGLEGLDDASAVLAGTAPDGPVPVPMNGAIYMADLTGGQKTGLFFDQRPNHAFAARLARGGRMLDVFSHVGGFSLAALAGGASRALAVDGSGPALTLAREGAAQMGQTDAFETRQGDAFEVMTALLEEAEQFDLVVCDPPAFAPSKKALDAGLRAYERVARLAAPLVKPGGYLGLCSCSHAADLAKFRTASVRGIGRAGRAAQLIHTGFAGPDHPLHPNLAESGYLKSLFFRL, encoded by the coding sequence ATGACGCTGCCCCCTTTGCCTGTGATCCGCCTGAAACCAAAGGCCAATGCCCGTGCCATCCGGCATGGTGCGCCCTGGGTTTATGACAACGAGATTGTCACCGACCGTCGTACCAAGGCATTGGAGCCGGGGACGATTGCGCTGCTCGAAGACGCGGACCGCAATACTTTGGCAAAGGTGGCCGTCAATCCCAACTCGCGGATCTTCGCCAGGGTGCTGGAGCGCGATCTGAACCTGCCGGTGGATCAGTCCTGGCTTGTCTCCAAGCTGTCTTACGCGCTGGCCATGCGCGAAACCCTCTATGACGCGCCCTATTATCGGCTTGTTCATGCCGAGGCAGACGGCCTGCCGGGGGTGATCATCGACCGGTTCGGCGATGTGGCGGTGATTCAGCCCAACGCGGCCTGGGCGGAACGGTTAGTGTCGGAGCTCTGCGTAGCCCTTCAGCAGGTCACGGGCGTGGCGCATGTGCTCAAGAATGCATCGGGCCGCGCCCGGGGTCTTGAAGGGCTCGATGATGCGAGCGCTGTTCTGGCCGGTACCGCGCCGGACGGTCCCGTGCCCGTGCCGATGAACGGGGCCATTTACATGGCCGATCTGACAGGCGGTCAGAAGACCGGCCTCTTTTTTGACCAGCGCCCCAACCATGCCTTCGCCGCCCGCTTGGCGCGCGGGGGCCGGATGCTTGACGTTTTCTCGCATGTGGGCGGGTTCTCTCTTGCCGCGCTGGCGGGCGGAGCGTCCCGGGCCCTGGCAGTGGACGGCTCCGGCCCGGCGTTGACCCTCGCGCGGGAAGGGGCAGCACAGATGGGACAAACAGATGCGTTCGAGACGCGTCAGGGCGACGCGTTCGAGGTGATGACGGCCTTGCTGGAGGAAGCAGAGCAGTTTGACCTCGTCGTCTGTGATCCGCCGGCCTTTGCGCCCTCGAAAAAGGCTTTGGATGCAGGGCTCAGAGCCTATGAACGGGTGGCGCGGCTGGCAGCTCCACTGGTGAAGCCCGGCGGGTATCTGGGCTTGTGTTCGTGTTCTCACGCCGCCGATCTGGCGAAGTTCCGCACGGCATCGGTGCGCGGCATCGGCCGGGCCGGACGGGCCGCACAGCTTATCCATACGGGCTTTGCCGGGCCGGACCATCCCTTGCATCCGAACCTTGCGGAATCGGGGTATCTCAAATCCCTGTTCTTCCGCCTATGA
- a CDS encoding DUF6778 family protein gives MKYVRLIAAVAAAASLSACATVETATRNAPLVPEAVQPVSAALSIAAVNVTVPYSLRASEANSYYPMGDIVWRGEPLADRHQQVKAIFEDGLSKAAAKTQGSVPVQVNIEVSRFHALTEKARYTVGGRHELQFTMFLSNPETGQAYTKPRQIVTNIKAFGGARAIAAERNGITQRLRITDHIGEVVATELAEAGAEIAANSYVFASVE, from the coding sequence ATGAAATATGTACGTCTCATTGCCGCCGTCGCCGCCGCCGCATCCTTGTCGGCCTGTGCCACGGTCGAAACCGCAACGCGGAACGCGCCGCTTGTTCCCGAGGCGGTGCAGCCGGTGAGTGCCGCGCTGAGCATCGCCGCCGTCAACGTGACGGTGCCTTACAGCCTGCGCGCATCCGAGGCGAACTCCTATTACCCGATGGGCGATATCGTCTGGCGCGGAGAGCCGCTGGCCGATCGTCATCAGCAGGTCAAAGCCATCTTCGAGGACGGGCTGAGCAAGGCCGCTGCCAAAACCCAGGGCTCGGTCCCGGTGCAGGTGAATATCGAAGTCTCGCGCTTCCATGCGCTGACCGAAAAGGCCCGCTACACCGTGGGTGGCCGTCATGAGCTGCAGTTCACGATGTTCCTGAGCAACCCCGAGACCGGTCAGGCTTATACCAAGCCGCGCCAGATCGTGACCAACATCAAAGCCTTTGGCGGGGCACGCGCCATTGCCGCAGAGCGTAACGGGATCACCCAGCGCCTGCGCATCACCGACCATATCGGTGAGGTCGTGGCCACCGAACTGGCCGAGGCCGGTGCCGAGATCGCCGCCAACAGCTATGTGTTCGCATCTGTCGAATAA
- a CDS encoding RSP_2648 family PIN domain-containing protein — MKVLLDTCVIYPTVMRQVLLKVAAQGLFTPLWSARIIDEWLHAARKLGPEGIVQAEAEAALLSVQWPEAEVSWPASLEARLWLPDPADVHVLAAAVAGSADVILTLNVKDFPRHILAEEGLSRADPDAFLHGIWDAQPELVAAAAAEVLAEANRLSGASWDMRGLMKKARLPRLGKALAQRG; from the coding sequence ATGAAGGTGCTGCTGGACACCTGCGTGATCTATCCCACGGTAATGCGCCAGGTGCTGCTCAAAGTGGCCGCACAGGGCCTGTTCACGCCGCTCTGGTCGGCGCGCATCATTGACGAATGGCTTCATGCGGCCCGGAAACTGGGCCCGGAGGGGATCGTGCAGGCCGAAGCGGAGGCCGCGCTTCTGTCGGTGCAGTGGCCCGAGGCCGAGGTGAGCTGGCCTGCCTCGCTGGAGGCGCGGCTCTGGTTGCCGGATCCGGCGGATGTTCACGTGCTTGCTGCGGCGGTTGCGGGCTCTGCTGATGTGATCCTGACGCTGAACGTCAAGGATTTTCCGCGCCACATTCTGGCCGAGGAAGGGCTGAGCCGGGCGGACCCGGACGCGTTTCTGCATGGTATCTGGGACGCACAGCCCGAGCTCGTGGCCGCCGCGGCGGCGGAGGTTCTGGCCGAGGCCAACCGGCTTTCGGGGGCAAGCTGGGACATGCGCGGCCTCATGAAAAAGGCGCGGCTGCCCCGGCTCGGCAAGGCGCTGGCACAGCGGGGATGA
- a CDS encoding RDD family protein — protein MSDYSWHIPDPETQPEFYADVPVKRLLAWLVDTGIILAICLLIVLFTAFIGLFFFPMLMLAVGFAYRTVTIANRSATPGMQLFAIEFRTLRGERFDLPMAALHTAMLTGSFLFPLIQLASCVMMMTTPRAQGLSDLLLGTVAINRPAAR, from the coding sequence ATGAGTGATTATAGCTGGCATATCCCCGACCCCGAAACGCAACCCGAATTCTATGCGGATGTTCCGGTGAAGCGCCTTCTGGCCTGGCTGGTCGATACCGGGATCATCCTGGCGATCTGTCTGCTGATTGTGCTTTTCACAGCGTTTATCGGGCTTTTCTTCTTTCCGATGCTGATGCTGGCCGTGGGCTTTGCCTACCGGACGGTGACCATCGCGAACCGGTCCGCAACGCCCGGCATGCAACTTTTTGCGATCGAGTTCCGGACACTGCGAGGGGAGCGGTTCGATCTGCCCATGGCGGCGCTGCATACCGCGATGCTGACCGGCTCTTTCCTGTTTCCCCTGATTCAGCTGGCATCCTGTGTGATGATGATGACCACACCGCGCGCGCAGGGGCTGAGCGACCTACTGCTCGGGACCGTTGCGATCAACCGGCCCGCCGCCCGCTGA
- a CDS encoding arginyltransferase — MRHTLPIAPQFYVTAPQPCPYLEGRMERKLFTALQGEGAQRLNDGLSKQGFRRSQNVLYRPSCADCAACLSARINVAAFTPSKSQKRVHKRARHLDRRATSPWATEEQFDLFRRYLGDRHATGGMADMDAFEFAAMIEETPIRTRVVEYTDPQTNTLTATCLTDILDDGVSMVYSFFDPDQARLSLGTYIILDHIEIAREAGLPYVYLGYWVPGSDKMGYKAQFSGLEVYVGGVWQPMTDPSEFDTQLHPLSNDPIAEQVAEISLPDGRPLRTQTR, encoded by the coding sequence ATGCGCCACACGCTTCCCATCGCGCCGCAATTCTATGTTACGGCTCCGCAGCCCTGCCCCTATCTTGAGGGCCGGATGGAGCGCAAGCTGTTCACGGCGCTTCAGGGCGAAGGGGCGCAGCGGCTCAATGACGGGCTGTCCAAGCAGGGCTTTCGCCGATCGCAGAACGTGCTCTATCGCCCGTCCTGCGCCGATTGTGCCGCCTGTCTGTCGGCGCGGATCAATGTCGCCGCCTTCACCCCTTCGAAGAGCCAGAAACGCGTACATAAGCGCGCGCGGCATCTGGACCGCCGGGCCACGTCGCCCTGGGCCACGGAAGAGCAGTTCGACCTTTTCCGCCGTTATCTGGGCGACCGCCACGCGACCGGCGGGATGGCCGATATGGATGCGTTCGAATTCGCCGCGATGATCGAAGAAACCCCGATCCGCACCCGTGTGGTCGAATATACCGATCCGCAGACCAATACGCTTACCGCCACCTGCCTGACCGACATCCTCGATGACGGGGTGAGCATGGTCTATTCCTTCTTCGACCCCGATCAGGCGCGGCTCAGCCTTGGAACCTATATCATCCTCGACCATATCGAAATCGCGCGCGAGGCGGGGCTGCCATATGTCTATCTTGGCTATTGGGTGCCCGGCAGCGACAAGATGGGGTACAAGGCGCAGTTCTCGGGGCTGGAGGTGTATGTCGGCGGCGTCTGGCAGCCGATGACCGATCCGTCGGAGTTCGACACCCAACTGCACCCGCTCAGCAATGACCCGATTGCCGAACAGGTGGCCGAGATCTCGCTGCCCGATGGGCGGCCCCTGCGCACGCAGACCCGCTGA
- a CDS encoding bifunctional [glutamine synthetase] adenylyltransferase/[glutamine synthetase]-adenylyl-L-tyrosine phosphorylase: MSFAARITRCPQPFDPEQGAEARALLPGLSAPLSDLIAGAGGCSPYLKHLMEREADWLPAALEAPEDAVDAVCAALREVPPDALEQALRQAKRRVALITGLADLAGVWPLELVTGTLTAFADLACALALRATVGAEIRRGKLPGMSEDDLDTAGGMVVLAMGKMGAHELNYSSDIDLICLFDETRFDPDDYLDARASFVRATRRMSAMLNDRTAEGYVFRTDLRLRPDPQVTPVCMAMAGAEAYYESLGRTWERAAYIKARPCAGDIAAGERFLKGLTPFVWRKHLDFAAIEDAHNMRLRIREHKGLGGALNLSGHNMKLGRGGIREIEFFTQTRQIIAGGRDPSLRVRGTLKGLVRLTETGWVPKDAAEALAAHYRFHREVEHRLQMLRDAQTHVLPNSNEEWDRLAAFMGRERSDLEAELKDRLNAVHEIIERFFVHEEGEKSDMPEQEADTTALDRDVIARWPSYPALRSARAVEIFRRLRPDILARLAHTAHPNEALLAFDGFLAGLPAGVQVFSMFEANPQLIDLLVDIAGTAPELASYLSRHANVFDGVIAGAFFADWPGVEVLEEELRAKLAAEADYEAKLVAARRWRKEWHFRIGVHHLRGLIGAEEAGVQYADLAGAVLGALWPEVVAEFAVKHGPPPGRGAVVLGMGSLGARRLNARSDLDLIVIYDAEGVDGSEGRRPLATRPYYARLTQAMITALTAPMADGRLYEVDMRLRPSGNQGPVATSWQSFQEYQNNEAWVWEHLALTRARAIAGQADLARDIEDFRCALLARPRDAADTLKDVEEMRARLEAAKPMQGPLDARRGPGRMQEIELVAQAGCLLAGEARRDVVEALAAAAGVGWLTAAERDALTRAYHLCWQVVQASRLLGEAPLEVSQLGAGAAAFVLRETGFDSITALEEGLSRACAEAAEVVRTVLLRPPEGDM; encoded by the coding sequence ATGAGTTTTGCCGCCCGGATCACCCGTTGCCCCCAACCTTTCGACCCCGAACAGGGGGCGGAGGCGCGCGCGCTGCTGCCCGGGTTGTCCGCCCCTCTGTCTGACCTGATCGCGGGCGCGGGCGGATGCAGCCCATATCTCAAACACCTGATGGAGCGCGAGGCGGATTGGCTGCCTGCCGCGCTTGAGGCCCCGGAAGACGCGGTCGATGCGGTCTGTGCCGCGTTGCGAGAGGTGCCGCCCGATGCGCTGGAACAGGCGTTGCGCCAGGCCAAGCGGCGTGTGGCGCTCATTACCGGGCTGGCGGACCTTGCCGGGGTCTGGCCGTTGGAACTGGTCACCGGCACGCTTACGGCCTTTGCCGATCTGGCCTGCGCGCTGGCCTTGCGCGCCACGGTCGGCGCGGAAATCCGTCGCGGCAAACTGCCGGGGATGAGCGAGGACGATCTTGACACGGCGGGCGGCATGGTCGTGCTGGCGATGGGCAAGATGGGCGCGCATGAGCTGAATTACAGCTCGGATATCGACCTGATCTGCCTCTTTGACGAAACCCGGTTTGACCCCGACGATTATCTTGACGCGCGCGCCAGCTTTGTGCGGGCCACGCGGCGGATGAGCGCCATGCTCAATGACCGCACCGCCGAGGGCTATGTCTTTCGCACTGATCTGCGCCTGCGCCCCGATCCGCAGGTGACGCCCGTCTGCATGGCGATGGCCGGGGCCGAAGCCTATTACGAAAGCCTCGGGCGCACCTGGGAGCGCGCGGCCTATATCAAGGCGCGGCCCTGTGCCGGCGATATCGCCGCCGGAGAGCGCTTTCTGAAAGGGCTGACGCCCTTTGTCTGGCGCAAGCATCTGGATTTTGCCGCGATCGAGGATGCCCATAACATGCGCCTGCGTATCCGCGAGCATAAGGGGCTGGGCGGGGCGCTCAACCTGTCGGGCCACAATATGAAGCTGGGCCGGGGCGGTATCCGCGAGATCGAGTTTTTCACCCAGACACGGCAGATCATCGCCGGGGGGCGCGACCCGTCGCTCAGGGTGCGCGGCACGCTGAAGGGGCTGGTGCGCCTAACCGAGACAGGATGGGTGCCCAAGGACGCTGCCGAGGCGCTGGCCGCGCATTACCGCTTTCACCGCGAGGTCGAGCACCGCTTGCAGATGCTGCGCGACGCGCAGACCCATGTCCTGCCCAATTCGAACGAGGAGTGGGACCGGCTGGCCGCCTTCATGGGCCGTGAGCGAAGCGACCTGGAGGCGGAGCTCAAGGACCGCCTGAACGCGGTGCATGAGATCATTGAACGCTTCTTTGTCCACGAAGAAGGCGAGAAGAGCGACATGCCCGAGCAGGAGGCCGATACAACCGCGCTGGATCGTGACGTGATCGCCCGCTGGCCCAGCTATCCGGCGCTGCGCTCGGCCCGGGCGGTGGAAATCTTCCGCCGGTTGCGGCCTGATATCCTGGCCAGGCTGGCGCACACGGCGCACCCGAACGAGGCGTTGCTGGCCTTTGATGGCTTCCTTGCGGGTCTGCCCGCCGGGGTGCAGGTCTTTTCCATGTTCGAGGCCAATCCGCAGTTGATTGACCTTCTGGTGGATATCGCCGGCACCGCGCCGGAACTGGCCAGCTATCTGTCGCGCCATGCCAATGTGTTTGACGGGGTGATCGCGGGGGCGTTCTTTGCCGATTGGCCGGGGGTGGAGGTGCTTGAAGAGGAACTGCGCGCCAAGCTGGCGGCCGAGGCGGATTACGAAGCCAAGCTGGTCGCCGCCCGGCGCTGGCGCAAGGAATGGCATTTCCGTATCGGGGTGCATCACCTGCGCGGCCTGATAGGGGCCGAGGAAGCAGGCGTGCAATATGCCGATCTGGCGGGGGCGGTGCTGGGCGCGCTCTGGCCCGAGGTGGTGGCGGAGTTCGCGGTCAAGCATGGGCCGCCGCCGGGGCGCGGCGCGGTGGTGCTCGGGATGGGCTCGCTCGGGGCGCGGCGGCTCAATGCGCGCTCCGATCTGGACCTGATCGTGATCTATGACGCCGAAGGCGTCGATGGCTCCGAGGGCCGCCGCCCTCTGGCGACGCGGCCCTATTATGCCCGGCTGACCCAGGCCATGATCACCGCGCTCACCGCTCCGATGGCCGATGGGCGGCTCTATGAGGTCGATATGCGGCTGCGCCCCTCGGGCAATCAGGGGCCGGTGGCGACAAGCTGGCAGTCCTTTCAGGAGTACCAGAACAATGAGGCGTGGGTCTGGGAGCATCTTGCCCTGACCCGTGCCCGTGCGATCGCCGGTCAGGCTGACCTGGCGCGCGATATCGAAGACTTCCGTTGTGCGCTGTTGGCGCGTCCGCGCGATGCCGCTGACACGCTGAAGGATGTCGAGGAGATGCGCGCACGGCTGGAGGCGGCCAAGCCGATGCAGGGCCCTCTCGATGCGCGGCGCGGACCGGGGCGCATGCAGGAGATCGAACTTGTGGCCCAGGCGGGCTGTCTGCTGGCGGGCGAGGCGCGGCGCGACGTGGTGGAAGCACTGGCGGCGGCGGCCGGGGTCGGTTGGCTCACCGCGGCAGAGCGTGACGCCCTGACCCGTGCCTATCACCTGTGCTGGCAGGTGGTGCAGGCCTCGCGGCTTCTGGGGGAGGCACCGCTGGAGGTGTCGCAATTGGGCGCGGGCGCGGCCGCTTTTGTCTTGCGCGAAACCGGATTTGACAGCATCACCGCCTTGGAAGAGGGGCTTAGCCGCGCCTGCGCTGAAGCCGCTGAGGTGGTTCGGACGGTGCTGCTACGCCCACCCGAGGGAGACATGTGA
- a CDS encoding YbaK/EbsC family protein: MSKSLKRVIRALGEAGVDSTPVEVGQATTAQMAADLVGCEVDQIAKSIIFQGQVSGEAVLFITAGGNQVCSAKASALAGESLGKADAALIRAQTGFAIGGVAPIGHLTGPRAFFDPRLLDFTEVWAAAGTPRHVFASDPARLAQISGAQVTDFTS, from the coding sequence ATGTCGAAAAGCCTCAAACGTGTGATCCGCGCCCTCGGCGAAGCCGGGGTCGATAGCACGCCGGTGGAGGTGGGTCAGGCGACCACCGCCCAAATGGCCGCTGATCTGGTGGGCTGCGAGGTGGACCAGATCGCCAAGTCGATCATCTTTCAGGGCCAGGTGAGCGGCGAGGCCGTGCTGTTCATCACAGCGGGCGGCAATCAGGTCTGTTCCGCGAAGGCAAGCGCGCTGGCGGGCGAATCTCTGGGCAAGGCCGATGCCGCCCTGATCCGGGCGCAGACGGGCTTTGCCATTGGCGGCGTCGCCCCCATCGGCCATCTCACAGGGCCACGCGCCTTTTTCGACCCGCGCCTACTGGATTTTACCGAGGTCTGGGCCGCCGCCGGCACACCACGCCATGTCTTTGCCTCCGATCCGGCCCGCCTGGCGCAAATATCCGGCGCGCAAGTTACTGATTTCACGTCCTGA